TTGTAACTTTTGTGATTTGATCCTGGATCAATCTCCAAACGAATTTGGTTTTTGCAAAGTTACGTTCCGTTTCCCTTCGCAAGCATTACCAAGATCAGGTTCAAAAAGGGTATTTCTCAGCCGAATTTTTGGTAAACCAAAAACCTTAGGCACCCCTAACGGTTATCTCTTATCCTACGGGATTCAAATTTTTTGACAACAAAATATTCAATTGCCATTTACGGTTTCGCAACATTCCCTTTTGTTTTATTTTTTCTTGGTAAATACTTCGCTTTCATTTGGTTGTATTTCACTTTGGACAGAATGTTTTTTTCCCATTCCTTGGGGAATTCTTCCCCAACAAAAAACCGAAACAATCGATAAACAAAAGACATTTGTTTCCAATACACAAGGTTTTTTGCATCTCTGTAAAGATTTCTAAATCTTTGGTTTGTTAAGAAACTTTTTTTAACAATTGGGTACTTTTCAAGTAATGTTTCAAAGATAAATAATGTATGATCCCCTTCAAAATGGTGTTCGATGATTTTTTCCATCACCACATTTGCGGAACTGATATCCTTAGATAAAAATACCCAAAAAAACGTAGAGTTATAATAATATTCACAAAACATCACATCATCAGCATTTTGTAATTCGGAGATAACACGGTCATTCCCTGTGTACATCCCTTGATCAATGAGAAGGAACCGGCTGATAAAATTATCTCCCATCTTTAACATCGTATACAAAATCTCAAAATGTTGTTTGGCTTCTTTGATAGCCTTTTCTTCTGAAATTTTCTCTGCTTTTGTGGTTACAATCTGGTAAATTTTCACATATTCTAGTATAGGATAATCTTCATGGGATAAAGTAGATTGGATGGTTTCCAGAAATTCAATTTGAGGGAGATAAGATTTGTTTCTTAATTCATCAAATTTTGTTCCCAATACCTTTTCTTTCATTTCTAAAAAACCATTTCTTAATCCCGGCTCCAATTCAATTAACTTAGGAATGATTTTTTCTTCAAAAAAAGAAGAGTATTCTGATTCTTTTTCTATCGCTTCAGTTGTATCATAATAAACCCAACCAAGAGCTGGTAAAAAAAAGTAAATTTCCGAACTATCAAACCCATTTTCTATATAGTCCACCAATTCATCAATAAACACATGCTTGGTGAAAAAAGGGGTTTCGAATTCTTGTAACATTGTTTTGATAAAAGAGATGGGAGGAGAATTTAATTTTTCTATAGGAATTTGATGGAAGTCATTTGTTTCTTTTTTACAATTATCAACTAAAAAATTCTGTATGTTCACAAAAGACCGAGCAGCAATCGCATTATAAGCAAATGCATACTTTTCCTCAACTCGTTCACCTGAATACGAAACTATGGCGAGTTCTACTTGCAGTGGTTCGATTAAGTTTGGAAAAGAAGGCATTTCATTTGCGGCAGGTTCTTCCTCTTTACGAATGAAATAAAAAATAGGCATAGCCAAATCGTTATCCAAAAGATTTTGGATGAGTGAGACCATACCTTTTCCATATACTTTTAGTTCATTTTCTTTAATGGTATCGGAATTGAGTTGGAAGGCAAAATAACTTTGATTTAAATCAGGAACACATAACTTACGCAAGGTTGTTAATACCTTGGCCGCTTGGTCAGTTAACATCAGCTCTCGTTTATGCGAGTCAAACAAATGATCCAAAAAAATGGGTGTGTAAATTTTGAATTGGTCTAAGCGAGAAACTCCCGAAAGCCGGAATAACGTCATAAATCCACCTACAACCCTAGAATGACAGGGACTGTTATCTTTGAGATGGATTCAATTTATATAGAATTATTCTAGATTACAATTGGAATTTTCGAATATAAGTAAAAACGAATTTTCGAATCTTACCAACAAAAGATTTACATTGCGAAGAGTAGCTAAGGAGGGAAATTCGGAATTTTTCGGATCAGAACAATGTTTTTTTTATGGTCAATTCAAAACACGATTTTGCCTAACCATGCGGTTGATGTACACTTGTAAGTCTTGTTTGCCCTTTGGGCCCATAGCTGTAAATTGGACACCGTAAACTCCTGATTCTTTAGATTTTTTGCCAATTTGTTTGATCACACCTTTTGCCAAAAAATCTGCCAAATCTCCAGGAAGTGCCACAAGGATTTCCACAGTTTCGTTCATATCCCATTCATCAAAATGGTTAGGGGCCACAATCCCCACCCCACCCATACTAATGTCACTTGCATGTAACACATCCAATAAGGCCGTTCCCATCAAATGGATCTCAACTGGTTCGTTTTCTAGGGGTTTTACGCGGACATATTTCCGTTTTTCTTGGATAGGAGGCATATGAGAAATTTGGCACGGTTTTTCTTCCTTGTAAACTCGGAAATTCTAAGCTTCCCACTTGTTAAGAAAACGTAGACCGAACTCCGATATATGATAAAATAGGACCCTCATGAGAAATCGTACACTCACTCTCCTTCTAATTCTGGGAACATCCTTGTTTTCCCCAAGCCGAATGGACGCTGGTGTTACCTGTTCGGGAGATGCCTGTACGATTTTACCAGCCTCCATCCAATCCCAAATCAATAATTTAGACCAAGCCTTAAAATTACAGTACACAGACAAAGTTCTAGCAACGATGTCGGAAGCTGCGGTAGTCTCGAATATCAATTCCTCTATGATGGGGCCTGGCCTTGTGAACAGATTCCAAGTGGGACTTGGTGTATCACTCGCAGGCCAACAAAAAGAAGACATCAATGTGGTTTACCAAAATTTAAGTTTTCAAAAATTGCCTAATGTGGGTGCATCCCTTGCACCTAACTTTATTGTTGCGGTCAACTTAGGTTGGCTTATGGGAGGTGGTCCCTCTGATACGGAACCAGAACTCAAAACATTTTTACATCGATTTAACCTGTATTTACATGGTTTTAAATTTAACTTTGCCCAAGGTGACGTACAAAAAGCAATTGAAGCACAAAACAAAAATGTAGATTTAGGGGGAGACATCACATCAGGAGGATTTACCCTTCGTTACCACTTAATTGAAAACTATTCTGATGGAATTGGACTCTTCGAATTTTCGGGGATCTCTATGGGTCTTGGGTTACATTACCAAAGGCAAGTCATTGATGTCACTTACAACGACAACAAAACACAATCACTCACATTAGGTCCCGCAGTTGGTACTTGGGGAGGTTCCACTACCTTCAATTATTCGAGTACAGTCACAAGTGTACCCATTGACATCCGTACAGGGTTTCGCTTGTTTTACTTTTTTACTTTATTTGCAGGAGGGGGAACTTCCATGAATTTTGGTAGTTCCTCCCTGAACCTAACTCGTTCTGGACCACTTGTCCTTGCTCTTGATTCCAATGCGATCTCGGCTTCCCTCTCTCCAGAAATTGCAGCCCTCATCCCCGCATCTGCTCTTGGCCAAACAAAGACGGGAACGTTATCTATGGATATCAGCGGAAAGGCACAAGCACCTAACACCACAAACTTTCTCATTGCTGGTGTGGAAATCAATGCCCTCATCACCAAACTCACGGTAGAAGCGGTCGTGGCACAAAATGTCCAATCTGTCATGGTTGGGGCAAAATTTACCTTCTAAGAGATCCCTTGGCATTCTTTTTGCATCATTCAGATTGATTCCGTTTTAGAACCAGTGCTGGCGATTCCTGGCTCGGACTGTTTAAGTTCTAAGCAAAATGCAAAAGTTTTAGGAGAATGTTATGGCACAAGTCATACAAGAAATCAAAAAACCGATCCTACATATATCCTGTGTCCCAAGAAAGGACACAACTCTCCTAAAAATTTCCCTGTCCCAAGATGATTTGGGGATTTTATACCGAGTGACTTCGGTTCTTTTCAACCACCGCTGGGATATTTTGGAAGCCGTAGCAGAGACAGCAAGTGATGGGCATGTCCAAGATTTGTTTGTGATCCGCAGTTGGGATGGTGCTGAGATGACAGAAAGCCTACTTTCCCAAATTCGTTCCGATTTATTTGCTCTTTTTTATGAAGGCAAATCAGTAGCGATGTACCTTCGTGAAAATGCAAAAGAGGAAATTCTGGTACGCAAAATTGGAGACTCAGAAGCTTCCCTCAAACTTTACAATCCCATTTCTTCTGATTTTACAGTCATGGATTTACGGATGAAAGACACTCCTGGAATTTTATTCCAAATTACAGAAGCCTTGTATCATTTGGGAATTGATATCATTAGTTTTACAGCGAATAGTTTTGACGGAAAAATCCGTGATAGTTTTTTACTCCGCACTTCTCTCACAGGAGAGAAGTTAGATGAAAAACTCATGTTTCCCATGTTACGCGCTAAATTAGAATCCTTTCTTTAAGTAATTCGTTCTTTTTGTTTTCCGAGCAAAATCGTAAACCCACAAAGGAGAAGCAAGGAAACAAAAAAAGCAAAACTAGGGCCTTTCTGAAAGTATAACAGAGAGAATACAATGGGAGAAACAGCTCTTCCCAGGGATCCGAAACTGCGAAAGAGCCCAAGAGATCTTCCGAGATCTCCTTTTCCACTTTCTAAGGAAGCAAAAGAAGAAAGCCCTGGGTTTACTAGGGCACTTC
This genomic interval from Leptospira limi contains the following:
- a CDS encoding Lsa36 family surface (lipo)protein, whose protein sequence is MRNRTLTLLLILGTSLFSPSRMDAGVTCSGDACTILPASIQSQINNLDQALKLQYTDKVLATMSEAAVVSNINSSMMGPGLVNRFQVGLGVSLAGQQKEDINVVYQNLSFQKLPNVGASLAPNFIVAVNLGWLMGGGPSDTEPELKTFLHRFNLYLHGFKFNFAQGDVQKAIEAQNKNVDLGGDITSGGFTLRYHLIENYSDGIGLFEFSGISMGLGLHYQRQVIDVTYNDNKTQSLTLGPAVGTWGGSTTFNYSSTVTSVPIDIRTGFRLFYFFTLFAGGGTSMNFGSSSLNLTRSGPLVLALDSNAISASLSPEIAALIPASALGQTKTGTLSMDISGKAQAPNTTNFLIAGVEINALITKLTVEAVVAQNVQSVMVGAKFTF
- a CDS encoding PilZ domain-containing protein: MPPIQEKRKYVRVKPLENEPVEIHLMGTALLDVLHASDISMGGVGIVAPNHFDEWDMNETVEILVALPGDLADFLAKGVIKQIGKKSKESGVYGVQFTAMGPKGKQDLQVYINRMVRQNRVLN